The stretch of DNA ATGCAATTGGGACGATATTGTTGTTGCCATCTTGTGAAATTGCCACAAGCAAACAACCCTTATACTTTCCGTATAAGTGCGTCCCATCCACCTGTACAATTGGCTTACAATGTCTGAATGCCCTAATACAAGGATAATAACTCCAAAATACACGATGCATTACACGGGTAATAACTCCAAAATACACGATGAATTACCCGAATATCACCCACCAACTCATCCCCTTGATATGCAGGCATAGTCTCAAAATAGACAACAGTTGATGGCTCCTTGTGACACATGGTCTCAAACCATATTGGCAACGCTTCATAAGATGCCTCCCAAccaccaaatattttttcaactgCTTTTTGCTTAGCCAACCATGCTTTCCGGTAACTGACGGTGTAGTTGAACTTCGATTGGACTTCAGCTATAACCGATTTTACCTTCAATGCTGGGTCCGCCTCAACCAGTGGCTTAATTGCTTCTGCAATTGTGATAGAATCCAGCTTCGAATGATCCTGTGAAATGGTGGCTCTAGTACATATGTGACTACCATTATACCTCCTTATAACCCAACAGTACCTCCTGCTGATCAAGCTAACCCTAATAAGCCAATCACACCCTGACCCATATTGTGTACACTTGGCATAAAATGTCAACGGCTCAGACTCAAACACCCGGTAGTCTACGCTTCGTCGTATACTATAGTCTTTTACCGCCTTAATAACAGCTTCTCTTGAACTGAACTCCATACCTACGCCAAATTCACCGTCTTCCACAATAGGAATTTCTGCTGGGACAACAGAAATAGCAAAAATTTCATTAACACGTACATATTTAAAAAGCAATTATAAAGGTTAATCAAATTTCACTTAATCCAGCATGCTATAACTCGGAACCTAACAACATGTTATGATGTCACTCCATACAAATAACTAAGAACAGCAGCATATTTAAAAAGCAATCCGCATTTCCCGGTTCGACCGGGATACCAAACGAACCGGACCGGTCAGGCTGGTTCAACCGGCAAACCTTTAAACCGGACCGGTCCTGTCCGGTCCGGTTCATGGGAGTTGAACTGTTAAAAGGAACGCACCAGTGCAAATCATTATCACAAACTCATTCAATCCGTCATAACCACCATACCATgcacaattttattattaatttctaaTTCATACTTCTAGcatataaaagttaaaaaaataaaatcaaacacCCCTAAACTTGCTAACTCATAACTGAATGAAtgtctaactaataaaggactAACACAACATTCATGTACCTGCAGTCATATATTCTGGAAATTCTGGAACATGCATGGCTTCCAGGTCTAAAATTCGCATGAAGGATGGCTCCTCAAACGGAACTTCGTTCCCGAGTGCATTTGCCACTTCCGTGACATCTGGGGCCATGGGTGCGTCACCTTCATCTTCATCTCCATTTGGAGCAACAAATTCATAGTTGCTTTCGAACTCTTCCTCACTGTCACTATTATAATCTTCCCGTAGAATATTCCGGTCTGCCTCAGATTGTTCGAACTCAACATACATCTTGATCCACGAGATCTGGAACCGATTTTCAAAatacattgaaaacatctcCTGCATGCTCGCTTCGTCCGTCACATATTTGGTTTGATACTGGACGAATCCACCAAACACCGGTATGGGATATCTGTATAGCATACACGATATCTTTCTTGCCCTCTCAGAATCAATCTTTTCACATATTACACCTTTCAACTCTTCAAATGAGATAACAAAGGGAATAACAACATCTAGtggattttcacaaataaatttaacTCCTTCAGTCGTTTGTAACAAGATCTGACCAAAGTAGTATACTTTTAGTAATACTCTATCACTCATTTTTTCTCACTCAACACAAAAAAAGCATTACATTAATCTTTAACTACAAGATTTTCAAATCTCAAAACTGTAAAAAAtggatagaagaaagaagaagaagcggcaGTTCAGAAACGAAGAAGACGCCACAAAGCACCCACCAATTCACCTCACACTTTTATATCACCATCTTTGTAGAAATCGGACCCTTCGACTAGGTTAAACATGCATTGCAGCAAGTTTAAAATGTATGCCACCAACTCGGACCGTCCGAGATCCTCCAAATCTTTCACAACAAGGAGGATCCGACTTCAATGTTACCTCGTCTATGAACTCGGACCCAACGATATGTTGGAAAAATGAATCATCGTGAATTCGTAGGGTCCGACTTCTATAACACTAAATTCTGCTCCTCCTCACACAAATCGGACCCTGCGATTTGTTATTCAAAATATTGATTACAAAGAAAACGCACGGTCCGTGTTCCTGCTGCTCAAACTGACAACAAACTGTCCCACATATATGTCTGTTTCCCCCCTAAACCATATCGAAGTTAAGCTCACTCATGCCCCCCCCcatttcgaaaaaaatgagcCTAAATACGAAGAGATAACAGTGAGGTCCTTTCTGAAGTGAAATGAAATTGTGGGGAAACATAGAAAGGACAACACTCAATATGGTTGGCAACTTGCAAAACTGCAAAAGCAAAGTACGGCGGGTATAGGGTGATCGCATGCCGTATATACTTGGCAAGTACCAGTATGTATATACGTACATGTACATGTGAAAGTTCCATGTTGTTAATGTATCAAATCACCAAACAGCAAATATAGCCATATAATGTTAATCCTTGCTGATTATTCACAATTCAAATTGTTGAAAATGTACAACCCATGCAAGTTTACGCAAGGAAGGGCTTAGCTTGCAACCTGTTTTGGAAAATTCACTGGAGAAATATCTTCcattttttatatcaataaaaatatttttaaaatattataaaatacgaaaagatattttttttaaaaaattgacaaataatttttgacaaatcgcaaaacaaaaaaatatacttagcataaaattacaaaattttaagaataaaaatatcttattattCTAATCATGTTGTAAAAAACTGCATCAATATTGAGTttctaaagtattttttaaaaatatacactataaaaaattttggttaaaACGGTGATTTTTTTTGGGTATTTACGGCGGTTTGAACCTCCATTATTACTAGGACTTTAGAAAGCGACATAATTCTGAGTGTCATTCTGGTTATTACAGCAATTTTTAGAAAACCGCCATAATTTCCTAGGTTAAAACGGTAGTTTTTCGATAAGTTAAAATAGCGGTTTAAACCgtcattattttcaaataaaacgaCAGTTTTTGGTTGGTTAAAACGGCGGTTCAAACCGCCGTTATTTCTAGAGTAAAAATGACATTTTTGGTTGGTTAAAATGGCGTTTATGAACTGCCATTTTTACCTTGGCAGAGTGGCGTTTTTGGGTGGTTAAAATGGCATTTGAAATTGCCGTTTTTACCGgattaaaatgatatttttggttcGTTAAAACGGCATTTTGAACCACCGTTTTTACCCTGATAGTGGCATTTTTATTGGTTAAGACGGCATTTGAAATCACCGTTTTTACCGTGTTAAAATAGGGTTTCATGTTGTTTAAAGTGGCAGTTTACAAGCCGTCATTTTTACCGGGTAAAAGTGacattttttatcatttagaAAGTTAGTTTTTGTAACACTTTACTACatagagtcttatgcttaaatcataaaattgaggtagcgaggtattacgacctctaaaagtaaaattatatatataatatagttgaAAAAGTTTTATATCCAGGAGCTTTTGAAGAAAAGAGTAAAGTAAAGTCGTAAAGCTCACGTATACGAATAAACGTAaggtatatatgtgtgtgtgtgtgaaaagaaaaaaggagcGTCAAAAGATACAAATATTCAAACTCCCATCTCAACTTACGAAGATAAGgttggccggagaatatttacatacatatatatatataaaatccgAGTCccaaaatactaaaaagaaatcctaattctccataaacctctatgaggtacaaaagtaaaatatataaaaggagaaatctaatcatatatatatatatagagagagacacacacacacacacacacaaaagcCCAAAGTCCCATCTTCGCTGTAGAGTAAGTCTAGACGCCTAGCGAGGTACTGCTTGACTTGCAtctaaaaaccacaaaatatgtATGGGGTGATAACCAGAGCTTGTCCACATGGTAACGATGCCCACATGACTAACATATAATGTCTCAGAATAggcagaggcaatcctagaactccaacGCTCttgattataaaacttaaagattCAAAGGCGAAAGCCATAAACGGATGGTCCTCTAAGGTTTTTAAACTTAGCCAAACTCTAACTAAACCCCCTTTACAGAAATCCTTCTCCTTCCTTCCAAAATCCTCCAAAATTACCAGTAGAACTACACACACAGAAAGCAGACAAAGAAAATACAAGTAGAATACAGATACGGCAGGTAGCAATTATAGTAGGTAAGCATAAATTATCAATTAGGCAATCTCAAGAAATGaaaactcaaacaaaacagacaaatgcatatgatgaatgcttgCCCTATGGccgatgagtctcatctgtcggttataaagccaaacCTAacatgtccggtagctaaccctgAACAGAACACCAAACACAGAGCAAGTGAGACAATGCTGTAACCCTTGCATCTTGCCCGCGTACCTGGAGTAGGGGACAAACTCACCACTGCCTCTTACCTAGGAGGTGTTACATTTCTCGATCTGGAGAAAGCGGTGACATAACACAACCCTTGCATTTTACCCGAAGCCTTGAACTTTCCTGGAACAAGTGGATAACACCACTACATCTTACCCGGAGTCACATACAGAAACACATCATTATCATTACAATTCATTCTTACATCTATTCATTCTCAATTCATACCTGGAGCAAGTGAATAATACTACTGCATCTTACCCGACATTCTCGCCTCTTACCCAAAACAAGTGGATAGCACCACTGCGTCTTATCCGGAGGCATATTATAGTCAAATTTAAGttcattttcattattattccaATCCTCCACTATCATCACTCTCAACTCAATAATTCAAGTACAAACAATGCTCAAACTTAATAATCATAATGCATACCAATCTCAATATCATATATAAGCCACACGCATCATTCATAAGAGCCTCAATCACAACCTCCAAAACCACTAACCACATACATAATAACCAATCTCAACCAACAATAACATCAAAATTAACTCAATCTCATATTCACTTATCAAATATCATCATTGTTCATTCAAATTATCATTTCATCAACCATTAACCACAAGAATCAACCACCAATCTATTCTCAACCCAATAcgacatttttttattaattctacTAAGCATTTAACATAATCATATATTTCAACCTATCCTATGaccatctagcctaagttttcacgccacattatattttagttacaagaaaccgaaatcataccttggACGATTTCTCATTAATCCCGAAACACCTCAAGAGTCCACCGTTAACAATTATCCAGAGCCCCAAAGTTCATGCTAAAGCTCCCAACTTTGCCAATTTGCCTCTAATATcacaaaattgttttcaagtatACAATTCAATCTAAATTTCATACAACAATACTAGGATTATTTTATGCTTCACAAATTCAGTAATTTAACAAAAGTTAGGGTTGCCTCACCTTACCAACGTGAAATTAGGACAAGACCCAGCAAGTCCACAAAGCCAATTTGGTCCTAAGCACCGAAATTATACAATTCCTCAACACtaaatctaattaatttttgaaaataagggATGATATGTATGGAGTAAAAATGAGACTTACTTATGAAATTTCGGGATTATCTTGTAGAACTCGTCAcagtgaacgcgtggccgcaaacggtgcggcaataAGAGCTCCGGATTAAAAGTTACAACGATTGAAATCATGACAAGGGTTAAGTTTAGAGCTCATTGTTCTTCCCTTCCCCCAATTCAGTTTCTGCGTGTTTTCCATTAAAGAAGGGGAGAGAAGGATGATGTTATAAGTGTTAGTGGGTTTTGGTTGGGCTTTGGGCATAATACGAGCCTAGTTTGGTCTGTTTGGCCCAATTTTAGGCCAAatactttaaaattagtgtcaaaatttttattttaattagttctacttcactaaaccataaaattctattttctaatttatttgattaataatttatttattagctaattatTCACTAATTTTACGGATTTTACAGTTTTAACCATCGTTTTTACTGtgttaaacaaataattttttgtttaaaattttacaattacAAGAAATCATAACccataaacaaaatattatataatttataaataaattattaaacgtaatatataattttttagtattaaaaatcaaaagtaataactCTAATACAAATAAAGTATCAAAtacaacataattttttaattctaaatgtCTTCACTTAAATTGGCTCCAATTTCTAACAATGTGTCACATTCATCTCATACATAAAATGAGGTAACTAGCTTGGCTAATACgttgaaagtaaaaaaaataatataatatcatgATCTTGTTTCTTCTTATGTATCTTCTTTCTGGCAgtccaattttaaaatatcttctttCACCAAAGCATGCTAAGTTGAACTTCAagtacaaatattaaaattttaaggtcATACttccaaaaaaaagagaaaacaatttTATCAAACAACAGAACCTAGCTTTCTACTGGGTTAGGTTGAATTCACATAATATAAATCATTAGCACAACCAAAGAGCTTAGAATTGAGATTTTATCAAGTAAAAATGGACATTATAGCAAAATATTCCAGCATTCTCCTAATTAATTAAATCCTAATCAAAAAGATAATAAGACTATGCTGTTATCACAATCAGGTAAGTTCACATTAAGAACATCCCTTATCTAATTGTTCATCATTAGGAATGATATTATATTGATAATCAGTCAAGTTCAAACtataaagaaaaattatgatGGTACAAGAAACATAAGCTGAAAAATAGAACCATGATTTTTCATTAAGGAATGATCAATCAATAAATTGTGAACATAAACATAGTTAAAAGAAATAGAGCCATAAtgagagaaaatagaaacatTAACATTATACAATTGtgccaaataaaaaaaagactaattgttcattagaaataaattaaccAAACCTGCAAGAAATGTGTAAACATCCCTGATTTTTTTCAACATAGATTCTGCATTTAGAACACCTTCTCCAACTCTTAGCCTTTGCAAGATTCATCACCATAATATCTTCCTtctctctttcatttttattcaaaatcatAAACTCACCACGTTCCATTCCATCATGCCATGAAACTTTACATTGTGCACAGAACAATCTTTGTCATTGTTGGCCTAATAGTCACCAAGGACATATCCGTATTCCTGGTCATAGAAACAGAATgcaaattaaatcaaaaagcATCGGAGAGGTACATTGTATTGACagaacattaaaataaaaagaaaaaaaagaaaaggtttgTGTGTTATCTAAATAAATAGCagtgtgttgtttgttgtttttggtTAACATAAGTAGTATCATCTTTGTTTGACTTTGACCAGTTTTCTTTGATTCTACAAGCCTGCATAGGCCTTTTAATTTGGATTGCTTCTTTCTCCAATTGCCAACAATATTTTCCAAAAGTTTCTATAGTAACCTGAAGCCTAAAATCATTCCCAAATAGAAAGCTCATCTTCAACCTGTTCAATTCAGAGGTGCTTACTCCTCCAACTTGTTCAATTCAGATGGGCTTTCTCCTCCAACTCTTGCATAGTATGCATTGTTGAAGAATCTGCAGAAATAACAGAGAGCTTAATTAAAACACTACTTGGTGTCATTTTCAACCTACTGGATGAGTTACATTAAGTTATCAACAGTCAACAATATTCTCTCCATTTccatttatttgttatttatgtTACTTGGACCAATGTCAGTTGATCAATGATGTACCAAAATTATGCTAGTACAATAATCTAATTCAAGAGTACTACATGCAAAATCCAAAATTATGCTAgtacaaattttattacaaagaaaaaatttagacTACAATAAAAGAAAGAGCTATGCGAAGAAATCAGAAATGTGAAGAAGACAGAGAATATCTAAAGCCAATATACCATCTTCTCAGTATGTTGATGAAGACTCCTAACCATGTTACTAGTCTATTAAGCCAAAAAGTGTTAgagattcataaaaaaataataaaattaaagagctGAGTGTGATTTATAGTTAATATGAACTTCATTATATATGGTCTTTTAATGGATCGTGTCAAAGTAATTCTctgtttaaaaataatattgatgCGTGAacatcttttctttattttcttattattttagatatgaatttattgagttttatttatattttagtgtttgaaacctatttggatgctactttgagttgttttattattttgattatttcaaGTGAAGTTTGGATCAGTTTGATAGAGTCTGtgtagaagaaaaaagaagaatttcGATTCTATTGGGCTGGCGCTAAATGCCGCATCTAGCGTTTAGCGTCAAAGTGCTTTGAAATGCGTGTAGCCATTCTatcaagctggcgttaaatgtggacttgggcgtttaatgccaggtgCCTCATAATGTGTGTGAGCTCACTGCCTTGAAGGGTGCTAAATGCTGAGCATGGCGTTTAGTGCCAGGAAGACAACAACGATACCAACTTTACTGCCTTAGCATTTAGTGTAACACcttaccacacagagctttatgCTTAAgttgtaaaacagaggtggtgtggtattacgacctctaaaataaaatatatatacgtataataattaaaagaagagaatatatgaggagccttgaagaataggTAAAGCAAATAtcgcaaaattaaaagagaaacaCTCTGGAAATAAGGTTACTTGCGTACGAAGAAAGCTGAGGTACATAAACATATGTATAGAAAGTGAGAATACAAGGTCAAGGGTACAAGATAaccaagctcctaactcagcctgcgtagctaaggctggccagagaatatttatatacatacatatagaaATCCATAACCCAAAATGCATAAAAGCAACCCTAGTTCTCCGTAAACCTCTATGAGGTGCAAAAGTAAAGTATATATACATAAGGAGAGTCTATACATatagatataataaaatagcacaaaaTGTCAACTCCCAAAAGTCCCACTTTACTGCAGAGAACTCCAAATGTCTAGcaaggtgcctctcgacctgcatctgaaaaacacaaatatccaTATGGAATGAAAACCGggagttctcagcatggtaaatgTGCTacatacataagatataaggtcccgAGAAAGTTAGAGGCAATCCTATAACTCCGACACtcaaattataaaacttaaagaacTAAAGCAGAAACCATAAATTAGGATGGCCCTCTAAGGCTTCCTAAACTTAACCAAAACTTTAACCTAACCCTCCATCATCCACTTTCCTCCAAAACCTCAAACTCCGTTGGGACCACACAGACAAACAAGCAGACAATAACAAACACAATTAGGATACAAGTAATGTAGATAGCTTGTATGACAATTAAGCATGTTAAAATCACATAGGCATTCCCAATTAGAGCATACACAagaaattcaaacatatgcatatgatgcatgcctgtcctatggctgatgagtctcatctgtcggttatcaagccatCCCGATAAGTCCGGCTGCTAAATCTGGGATTGTCCCTCGatgtgcatccccaagagtctatgcatagctttttctcatatataaaTTTTGCTCATTAGAGAAAATTTTCCCTGAAATTTATACGTGCTCGATCACCCTTATGTTGTATTTACCGGTGGAAAAATCCGCTGATAAATCTCACGCTAAATTTCACTTCTATTTCTCCCATTTTTTCTCCAATTATTACTGGCAAATTTACTGTTGGAAACGAAAATCTGCCGGTAATGATTTGACTTGACGAATTTGACACCAAAACCATAAGTAAATCCACCGGTAAAGCCGACGCTAAATCCGACGGTATTCAGTATTGTTCGGT from Arachis duranensis cultivar V14167 chromosome 4, aradu.V14167.gnm2.J7QH, whole genome shotgun sequence encodes:
- the LOC107483532 gene encoding uncharacterized protein LOC107483532; protein product: MSDRVLLKVYYFGQILLQTTEGVKFICENPLDVVIPFVISFEELKGVICEKIDSERARKISCMLYRYPIPVFGGFVQYQTKYVTDEASMQEMFSMYFENRFQISWIKMYVEFEQSEADRNILREDYNSDSEEEFESNYEFVAPNGDEDEGDAPMAPDVTEVANALGNEVPFEEPSFMRILDLEAMHVPEFPEYMTAAEIPIVEDGEFGVGMEFSSREAVIKAVKDYSIRRSVDYRVFESEPLTFYAKCTQYGSGCDWLIRVSLISRRYCWVIRRYNGSHICTRATISQDHSKLDSITIAEAIKPLVEADPALKVKSVIAEVQSKFNYTVSYRKAWLAKQKAVEKIFGGWEASYEALPIWFETMCHKEPSTVVYFETMPAYQGDELVGDIRVDGTHLYGKYKGCLLVAISQDGNNNIVPIAFAIVEGETSDAWHFFLSNLRQHVVTRDGVGLISDRHESINAAMERSNGAWSPPRAFHMFCIRHIESNFLRKFKAPYLQKLVVNIGYSRTVREYEVRYERLRERGEAYTNWLNRIPREQYALAFDGGYRWGHMTTNLVECINSVLKGARNLPITALVKATFYRLNELFTRKRAEAEARINAGHVFSEIVTSKLHANQLASGNIQVSCFDRQNEVFEVREMPSGMEFAVDLRGLRCDCGEFQVDRIPCRHVFACCANQRLDWQMYVHDVYKMDQVRRVYRARFRPLGNPTTWPAYIGPRFIPNPYLRRVTKGRPRMTRFLNEMDTRMLRRPRRCTLCGAEGHSRSRCRQTGATNTNRGAP